The Biomphalaria glabrata chromosome 6, xgBioGlab47.1, whole genome shotgun sequence genomic interval CTGTCTTAACCATCTAGGCAAAAATTCCTACAAAACTCAAGATAATGATTCATAACTCTTCAGTGGGCCATCTTTACACAAATGTGACTGACTGGAATGTTAGGACAAAATATTTACCTATTtccatcattaaaaaaaaacaacatttcaaacattgaaagaaaaataaagagatttacttttaagattttttttcaagagtttATCACAAATTAagtcagaattttaaaaatacatattgcTCATTAGCCAGAAAAATATTGTAGCTccaaaaaaagcaatttaaataaTGCAGTTTTATTGTGACTTTGAGTAACAATCACAGTTTGAAGAGAAAAACACCCAAGTGTGCCTGGTACTGCACCATGTTATATTGCTATTGTAAAACTAGAATAACTGTATGATATCTAAAAACAATACTGGCTttatacaattatatttttaataagcaCACACATTGGTAACAggtttttttacaattgtaacACAGGTGTCAACAAAGGGGGATAATTCAATTAATATTTAGGGTGTTCTAAACTCCAATACTCACATTACTAGATAGGGTTACACCCAGTGCCCTTTCTCTAGACATACAACCAGTGCCCATCCATTGATGTCTTATTAGTAGCTCTGGCATTCCATGAGATGAACATTATCCTCTTTAGTTCATAGTGAATCTAATTTTGATTTGAAGGTAGATAAAACAATTTGAAACCTCAGAGGCTAATAACCACAAGACTTCTACGCTGCCTACAAAGCATGAGACAAACAACATTGGGTTAGTAACACATGCACACTGGAAGAGAGAAGTTAGTAACATTTGTAATGCACTGTTGAAGAAATGATTAAATAACATTTGTAATGCACTTTGGAAGATGGTAATAATAAGAGATAAGTAAGAATAATAGCAAGTTTGGTTCAACAAGTGAAAAACCAAAAATCTCTAAACATATCTCTAATAAAATAATTGGAAGAAATAAATTCTTTGGAACATCAAGCTAATTGTTTTTAACAAAACAGAAGCACTTCAtttgatgaaataaaaatgtaaatttaaaacaatgagtgcttaataaataaatatcaacaCTCCAACactaaaaacaaacactttGTTAGGGTTGACTGGCAGTCACAGCTTCCACCtggagataaataaataaacaaattttaaagacCCACAAAAATTCATTGATAAACAAGAAGACTATGTCATACTTATGTTTAGTGTAGTAacattctagtttagaatacatgcaggaactatgtaatcagattactacacttaaagagacaaataaaaatgcagttttttggattatgggtgattccaacctacctgatataaattggaaaacactaaccatagataaacaccaaaaccttaaggacataaatgagcttttcatagaaactttacacaacctaagtttagatcaaatcattaaaaagccaactagattaaacaacacattagatctcttcttaaccaacagacctggattagtagttgattatgatattatccctggtctatcagaccatgagatcataaaaatacacagtcagataaaagcagtagccaatacaaaacccaaaagagaaatcttactctggaataaatgtaacctaacacaactacaccaagctgcattaaactttcaacaaacattcttattagaaaaagacattaaccaaccagtcgatgacctctggaatttcattaaaaaccatcttaaaagcattatagaaaatcatataccaactaaatacacatcaaacaaaataaataaatgctggtttaataataaactaaagaagctttgtaaacagaaggaaaacctatatagaaaatttaaagaaactaatgcagaaagagtttacaaaaagtatataaaaatttaacacttaacccaaaaagtaagcagacagctgcagagtgaatacataaacaatgtaatatctaaagataacaacaaaaacctatggtcatacattaagtctaagaaaatggaaacaacaggtgtagcgccattaaaagatgaacataacataatacataatgataatgaaactaaagcaaacatcctaaacaaatactttgcatcagcattctcagctccaggagacaaagacatattactgaatttgaaccaagtagacaacatagaagatatagtagtacaagaaaatggaattcaaaaactattagccaacaccaaaccaaataaagcttctggacctgatggtattccagctagattactcaaagaactaagtaatgagctagccccagtgttcaaaatactctttcaggcttcacttaaccagggcagagtaccaaaggactggaaagaagctaatgtcatccccctatttaaaaaaggagaaaactctgacccaggaaactacagaccagtatcacttaccagcatcacatgtaaaatcctagaacacataatatgtagcaacatcataaaccacttagacaaacataatgtcctcacaccataccaacatggctttaggaaatatagatcatgtgaaacacaactaataggactaattgatgatttttcaaaaggtttagataatagtgaacaaatagatgctatcttactagatttttctaaggcttttgacaaagttcaccaccatagtttgcttaaaaaattaaaatattttggcattaatggtccactgcatcagtggattaaggactttctgatagggagagaacaaactgtaataataaatggctctaaatcaacacagataacagtaaactcaggtgtacctcaaggaacagtcttgggtccactactatttttaatttacataaatgatttaccaaattgcattacttcaggaacaaaagtcagattatttgcagacgattgcataatatatagaacaataaaaacaacacaagacacagatattttacaaagagaattagatgaattacagaaatgggaatcaaattggagcatgtctttccacccagaaaaatgtcagttgttaagagtaacaaaaaaactaaaacaaattaattccacttatcttattcatggcaaaccagtaacacagactatagacgcaaaatacctaggtgttataataaatgaaaaactgtcatggaatccacatattgatgaaactacaaaaaaatcaaacaaagcattaggatttattaaaagaaatttctataaatcaaataagaacataaaactaaaatgttatttaaccttggttaggccaataatagaatatgcatcctctataTGGGatccttcaactcaagaaaacattaagaaactagaacagacacaaaatagagcagtgtgattcataacaaacgaatattcacatttgactagagtaacacctttagtaaaatcactaaatttagaaagccttcaggacagaaggctcaaaagtaaagtagcaatcatacataaaacactgaaccataatcttcaaatacaaaaacaaaatttaataaaatactctgaaagacacaaagataaaggcacattcctcgtcccatatgctaggacaaatttgtacaaatactccttcttccctagtgctattagagcatggaatgggttgcctgagctagctaggaaaaccagtgacttggcagaatttaagtcattggttaatatgcatgactaaatgcatgacgcgtaggacgtaatcatcttcttttttgaagtaacgtctgtattatataagataagataacattgTAACATTCTTATGACTAGTTGAATGAATATGAGCTGCAACAAAATCATTGGAAGATagtatgggaaaaaaaaaagtccaaatgggAATTGTCCTGGGCTATGGAATACAAAACTGTAAGTAAGCAGAATGGTCAATACTGTCTGCTCTCTTAAAAACTAACTCAAGATTCCATGTTGGATACAATCTTCAACATGTCCTCTTGATTAGCTTCTAATCTAATTGTTCAACAGACTGAGGTTGTTAGATTGCTCTCCCCTTATGTTCTATTCCCTGGAGGAGATGAttgttgttttctgtaaagATGGGAAGGGAAAATGGACATTCCTTTCATCTAAAGAGAGGGGAGGCATAGTCCTTTCCACAATCAAATACTCTCTCTACCTCTGCAGACGTGTAAGAATCTGTGATATCCATTCAAATTGAGAGATATTTCTACAACCTCAATTCACAAGTGAAAGTACACAGTTTAGTTCAAAATGTATCCAATAATGCCAATACTGGAAATGACCAAGACAGAATTTTGAATCAGTTGAAATATTGTGATTTGTACCTTACAACATGCTGAATTTACTTGGATCCAGGTGTAAAAACAAATAGGAATTATGCCTGTAATTATTGATAAAACACTTGACAGATTTAGACAATTTAGTTGAATGGCTAAAGGAAAGACAAACGAAAGATTTAAGTACATTTAAGTAGATAAGACCATTAAGTCTAACAGCAGctatatcaataataataaaaaaaaagaaaaagattcaattacaaacaaaataattgaagcCAATAACTTACCAGTCCCCCTTGGTTTAGGAGAAACTGTTGATAGTTCTCTGCAATGAAGTTGCTAGCCAAGGTAGCTGCCAAACTGACACCATTAAAAGGGGAGTCATGGAGACTTTTACAGACACCTTTAGCAATGGAGACCACCAGAGAAATGTCCTGCATCTCTTTGCCCTCTTCTTTCTTAGAAAACAGATAACTGCCCAGTTTCTCTCTGAATCCAACATATATTCCAGATAATACAGATGTCTagatacaaatatataaaacaactgtGACTATTCAACATAGATATGACTTAGATTGAGAAAATCAATAAGATTTCTTAATAATTATGCTTCTGATAGTTACAAAAGATTGAAGGTTTGAACCactaaatgcttttttttttcttttaaattaagcCATTGAGAATGCTGTGAAAgtagttttttacaaagcttatatcaattcactctgtctgtttatctgtcgGGTGAAAtgtttttacacattatttctcctagatcaagttgaaattttgcgcaATTCTTTCTGCcaactgacaaaacaagaaactatataaaaaaattaccaacTAGTTAAGTAAATTTTGGTAACTAATTTTTTTCAtatggtatcaaacaagggaaagaaatcatacttgacagatatggtggtataagttgaattagtcccctttatacttgtGTAGAGAGGCATCACTTAAAGTTCAaattaactataaaaccttttttttctcataagcACTTGCTGGCACATGCTTAAGTGTATTTATTTGAGGAGGCAAGTTCAAATTCAAAtcgtacaactttttaaaaaaatatatataatgcatttaaaaagtgatcactgTAACATTTACACAGAAAGACCCTTCTTCTCCCCCCCGAccctttttcccaactggtccagacaagtgagaaagctaaaaacatgaaaatgCGCTAAAGAAAAGCTATTGCTCAAAATGGTATCTTATTACACATATTTATTCTTGTTGGTCtagttctattacaaatttaattacatgactgatccacactaattgatacaattacacttaatataagctttgttttaaaaaaaagtatttttgatatttttcttgtttttttaatttgaattcaAGGAAGTAAAGAAAGGTTAGTCATCTCTCATGCCTCCATAACCTTCCCACTACTTCCTACAAATGAAGATGTTTCTTAGTCCCTACAGATCTAAAGAGTATCTGGAAAATATTATAACATTTGATAGTTATTGTACAGTATCTGTCacataaaattttattaaatgctAAACACAAACTTCAATTCAGCTGCTTTTTACATATTTCAGAGATTGATTTTTTCTCTAGTGAACATTGTATAATTATACCTGAGTTTAATAGGTCAGGGTTGagaggtaaagtgcttggcttccgaaccgggggtcccgggttcgaatcctggtgaagactgagatttttaattttgggatcttctgggcctctgagtccacccagctctaatgggtacctgacattagtaaaggcggttggtcgttgtgctgaccacattacaccctcgttagccgtaggccacataaacagatgacctttacatcatctgccctatagaccacaaggtctgaaaggggaactttactttaatctTTTTTAACAGGTCAGATTGGCAAACAGCTTGTGGCTGTGTTtgacttacattaaaataaaacaaaaaagtccaCTTTCTTACTTATATATTAAATTGAAGTTTTGCTGTCTAAATAGTCAAACTAAGCTATAGAGGAAAGCATTAATGATTTCTTTCAACAAACAAGTATCATGTAGACAATGTAGTGAAAcatattacagaaaaaaaaactaaacattcctTACTGCAGAGATATCAAGAGTTGGATTAATTTCTGCACCATGCGcacctgaaataaaaatatatatatatatatatattacaaagatagtttgtgtttttacacaaactcagattgAGATGGCCCCCAAAAGGGTTCCACCCATGGGTCATCTGTTGGGTAAGCaaagcaggtaaaaaggcaggtttcgaCATTTTCAGCATGAATATCAGAAGCAAGGAAATACAGaatatcaacaaccacaattTTACCTCACTCTATATAAAATAGATTGGTGTGAGACAAACATGTTGCACATGTTATTGCATTGTTTGGCTGGCTgaagttgttattattattacattgttgatATTCTTAATCAGTCAACAAACTAATAGTTAAGAAGATATGGTTCAGTGTGAGTATGCTATGGCCTAAAGGATAAACCCTAAAACCAGAGCACAACTTTTCTCTAGGTTTAACCTATAAGCCAGAGTGAAACTTTTAAGCCTTTTCAATTGAAAATTACAACTAAAAGCACCCTTATATTATTAAACTCTGAAAAAAACTAAGTAACACTAGAACCTAAGAAATTCAATTTCAATGTTTAACTTCGACCAATGATTCAAGCATCAGTCATTGGCTGCAACCATCTGGGTTTTGATTTCAGTTGTCAACAACAATATTAATTGCTTCAACAGCTTTTGTTGGATTAGTACTTTACTCACAGCAGTTTTatagtcaatatttttttagcattgtGCTTAAATTAGGTAATGTCCTCTAATAAAGAGGAAGACAGACAAGCATACATAGATTTCAATGAAACTTTCACAACTTGGTGTCAATGACTTTAtcctaaaactaaaaaatttgtCTCTCAAAAGTTAATTTCACTTGAGTTTTTAGGGTTCTCACTCTTAAGTTACATAGGTCATGATGAATAAGAAATGCTTGGATACCAATGTCTTACTTGACCTACTTTTGAGAGAGGTTCATTTAAAGCCCAAAAAAATCAATCAAGGCTCTTTAGCAACTcaaaaataactaattttattttttaattaaaatattttttttttaaattacttactTAACCACTGATTTATGTTTTCAGATTTAGCCAACAGACATTGGGTGATATCTTCTATAAGTTGATCACAatctgaaagttaaaaaaaacaacttttcataataatactaaaataaatatttctttaaagagTAACTAATTTCAAATGtaaacatataaacatttttttatcaatatatttagaataaaacaactagaGATTACAAATTTAAGCTTAATATTCCATGGAAAAAATCCCCACccctaaaaaaataatgtccCAAATAAGCAAACCTTTTTTTCCATATTTCTGTGTTAATCCATCTCCCATTTGAACCAATTTCTCTGCTGCCTCAGACATTTCATCATCACCTCCACCACATTCAAATTGGAATGTACTGCcatctaaaataaaacacacaaaTTTAACAATTAACATTGCATTTTAACTTGTAACTTTACTAATaagttaaataaatgttttaattttaaaaaatacaatatggATCTAGGTATTAATGTAAGTTTTTGAAAGAATATAATCACACACTGTAAATGCAACTTTCCTATACTACAGCTTCCTAACAATGATAACATTACTTACACACCTTGACTAGAGCTTCCTAACAATGATAACATTGCTTACAAGTTAATGGTCATAAATTGagccaaaaaaatgtaaataaatatacacaAGTTTAATGCTGACTTACAGTTAGACAAATCCATTTCTGCTGCTGCTAATATGACATTGTAAATCTCTTCTTTAAGATCAAGGGCCATCCTAAgacaaaagaaattaaaatgaatTCATTAGTAAAAGAATCATAATACAAGCATCACTATTTCTAATGAAATAGTATTTGTCAGACTAGCCTATTGATTAATAAAACGGTGGTGGATATGATATAAAAATGTACTGGAAAAAAAGGGGTGTGGGGCAGATTAGTTACTATTTATGAAGGCTTCTGTGATTTTTTGGTTGTCTATTTGGTGGTCTGAGTTAGctttacttatctagatctatatctctacaatcaagctttttaaatattttagtctaaaacattattaacataatgcattgaaaatatttattaaaatacagCTGGGGCATTAAGATCTCCCACATTTGGAGTAGGCACCATATGGGCTGTAGAGGCAGTAGAGAGGCTGGACAGGTTTCATTCGGTAGGCTAAGTTCTACCAGTTTCAATTGTATAACAAATTTTCTATGCTTTTCACAACACATTATGTATCCATCCAGATCTAGTGAACATCATGGCTTTGTTGAAGCATGTAATGAAAACAATCTGCAATAGTCATGCTTTGCACTCAGTCAAAATGCATCTGTACCAGACcaggaaacaatttttttttaaacttataaaaacaaaactgtttttATGTAGGCCCTACTTTTCAGAAATATAAGCATTTTTGTTTCTAGATAGTTGACCTCTTTAGGTAGGTTTATTCGAAATGAGATCTTTATGCCAAACCCTGTAGAATATAGAATATCTTTAATAGTGTCCGGTACTGAACAATAATGTCAAGTGCAGATAAATTGTCCGGGAGGGACAGCCAATGTCCCCCTTTCATTGAAAAAGTCAATCTATGTCacgcttttattttaaaatctttcttaatATCTTGACTTATAACTAATAACAGCGTTTCCTTCTCGATCCTTATCTCGTGTTTGCTGCTTAGCAAGCTCCTAGGATCCTGTGGTAAAGGAATGAGTAGTGCTTTTACTTTAGAGCATCCAGCCTTCTTATCAGAAAATGTCAgcattttttcttttgaattttgGTGAGTTGTCGATTTGCATATATTTCTAGCTAATTCTGTGAATCCATTCAAACATACAGTACAACTTCACTTGCCTTTCTCTTCTGATCAAGTCAGTGACAGGGTAAAAAATGTTGGAGACAAAATGAACATCAACATCACCAGTCGAGTGCGATGCTAGAagtcttaaaacaaaaattcttcAATTTAAAATGTAGCAAAATTTTCGGCTATGGAAAGAACAGGTGGTTATTTATAGCCCTGAAGCCTTCTGGTGGAGAGactatttaaattatatcctCCTTTAAAATCATATTTCTTTTCTCAAAAGAAGTGTTCCAACATAATCAAAAACTTCATTGAAAACCTGTGAGCTGAATTGTGACTGCATTTTGTAGACAACATTGCAGCAATATTCCATGCAGACATTCTGTTTATTGAGGGACAAAAAGTCAGTGCTATTGAAGTATCTTCTGTCATAGATGAATTGACTTAGaaatgcatgaaaaaaaaaagaatgaaattttGAAATGATTCCTTCCTTAAAAAGTTCGACTTACTTTTTGGATGACACAAATTGTATATAAAGTTCTAAcaatatatagggcagatgatgtaagtcatctgtttctgtggcccacggttaacaaggttgtcatgtggccagcacaacgaccaactgccccAACCAATGcgaggtatccattagagctgggtggactcaagagaccaaagatttcaaaattaaaatcccagtcttcaccaggattcaaacccagaacccctggtttggaagccaagcgctttacaaccAGTCCCTGCACCTCCAACAATTGTAAACTTTTTCGAAAATTGTGACTAGTATTCGATAGGTTAACGCTCTCAGATGGATCAAACAGAAAGATGATCTATCTTGGAAAACCTATCAGAAAGCCTgcactttaaattattttgtgagTGTACATTGTATGGTGCTATGTGTAAattgtgtgtaggcctacactgtgatgtattgtaataacttataAATTG includes:
- the LOC106069430 gene encoding uncharacterized protein LOC106069430 isoform X3, translating into MHILRMALDLKEEIYNVILAAAEMDLSNYGSTFQFECGGGDDEMSEAAEKLVQMGDGLTQKYGKKDCDQLIEDITQCLLAKSENINQWLSAHGAEINPTLDISATSVLSGIYVGFREKLGSYLFSKKEEGKEMQDISLVVSIAKGVCKSLHDSPFNGVSLAATLASNFIAENYQQFLLNQGGLVEAVTASQP
- the LOC106069430 gene encoding uncharacterized protein LOC106069430 isoform X2 translates to MRALMALDLKEEIYNVILAAAEMDLSNYGSTFQFECGGGDDEMSEAAEKLVQMGDGLTQKYGKKDCDQLIEDITQCLLAKSENINQWLSAHGAEINPTLDISATSVLSGIYVGFREKLGSYLFSKKEEGKEMQDISLVVSIAKGVCKSLHDSPFNGVSLAATLASNFIAENYQQFLLNQGGLFHQYVDSMTVFHLL
- the LOC106069430 gene encoding uncharacterized protein LOC106069430 isoform X1 — translated: MHILRMALDLKEEIYNVILAAAEMDLSNYGSTFQFECGGGDDEMSEAAEKLVQMGDGLTQKYGKKDCDQLIEDITQCLLAKSENINQWLSAHGAEINPTLDISATSVLSGIYVGFREKLGSYLFSKKEEGKEMQDISLVVSIAKGVCKSLHDSPFNGVSLAATLASNFIAENYQQFLLNQGGLFHQYVDSMTVFHLL
- the LOC106069430 gene encoding uncharacterized protein LOC106069430 isoform X4; its protein translation is MALDLKEEIYNVILAAAEMDLSNYGSTFQFECGGGDDEMSEAAEKLVQMGDGLTQKYGKKDCDQLIEDITQCLLAKSENINQWLSAHGAEINPTLDISATSVLSGIYVGFREKLGSYLFSKKEEGKEMQDISLVVSIAKGVCKSLHDSPFNGVSLAATLASNFIAENYQQFLLNQGGLFHQYVDSMTVFHLL